Proteins encoded by one window of Engraulis encrasicolus isolate BLACKSEA-1 chromosome 23, IST_EnEncr_1.0, whole genome shotgun sequence:
- the egr1 gene encoding early growth response protein 1 — translation MAAAKTEMLLPGLQISDPLNFPHSPMDSYPKLEEMMLLNSAGTPFLNASAPEGAAFGNGEAGEQYDHLTGDTLSEISLNCEKSLAEQTYTQRLPPISYTGRFTLEPAVSGAASLWGEPLFSLVSGLAGINTPSSTASALAAAVASSASSVSIAASLNTPSSSSSSPVSSASSLVASSSSASLSCAVHQSEPNPIYSAAPTYSSTSPDIFPEQSSSFPSTVGAVGGALQYPPPAYPNGKSNGPSFPVPIIPDYLFPQQQSEISLVPPDQKPFQTQVGQQQQPSLTPLSTIKAFATQTGSQDLKSVYQSQLIKPSRMRKYPNRPSKTPPHERPYACPVETCDRRFSRSDELTRHIRIHTGQKPFQCRICMRNFSRSDHLTTHIRTHTGEKPFACEICGRKFARSDERKRHTKIHLRQKDKKADKSAAAAAAAGVGVCSTVSATSISIPSPVSSYPSPIASYPSPVSSYPSPVPSCYPSPSIATTYPSSASSAFHTQVATSFPSSVATNIYSSPVTTPLPDMQTTLSPRTAEIC, via the exons ATGGCTGCAGCCAAGACCGAGATGCTTCTGCCCGGCCTTCAGATCTCAGATCCCCTCAACTTCCCCCACTCCCCCATGGATAGCTACCCCAAGCTGGAGGAGATGATGCTGCTCAACTCGGCGGGGACCCCCTTCCTCAACGCCTCTGCACCCGAGGGTGCAGCCTTCGGCAACGGGGAGGCAGGAGAGCAGTACGACCATCTGACTGGAG ACACTCTGTCCGAGATCTCCCTGAACTGCGAGAAGTCACTGGCGGAGCAGACCTACACGCAGCGGCTGCCACCCATCTCCTACACGGGCCGCTTCACCCTGGAGCCGGCTGTGAGTGGCGCCGCCAGCCTGTGGGGCGAGCCCCTCTTCAGCCTGGTCAGTGGCCTTGCGGGCATCAACACGCCCTCCAGCACGGCTTCGGCGTTGGCGGCCGCCGTTGCGTCCTCAGCCTCCTCCGTGTCCATCGCAGCTTCTCTGAAcactccgtcctcctcctcctcctcccctgtgtcCTCCGCCTCCTCCCTGGTGGCGTCCTCCTCTTCGGCCTCCCTCAGCTGTGCCGTGCACCAGAGCGAGCCCAATCCTATCTACTCGGCGGCGCCCACCTACTCCAGCACCAGCCCCGACATCTTCCCGGAGCAAAGCTCCAGCTTCCCCAGCACTGTGGGGGCCGTGGGGGGTGCCCTGCAGTACCCACCGCCCGCCTACCCCAACGGCAAGAGCAACGGGCCCAGTTTCCCCGTGCCCATCATCCCTGACTACCTCTTCCCGCAGCAGCAGAGCGAGATCAGCCTGGTGCCTCCAGACCAGAAACCCTTCCAGACACAGgtgggccagcagcagcagccctcgcTCACGCCGCTCTCCACCATCAAAGCGTTCGCCACCCAGACGGGCTCGCAGGACCTGAAGAGCGTCTACCAGTCGCAGCTGATCAAGCCCAGTCGCATGCGCAAGTACCCCAACCGGCCCAGCAAGACGCCGCCACACGAGCGGCCCTACGCCTGCCCTGTGGAGACCTGCGACCGCCGCTTCTCCCGCTCCGACGAGCTGACGCGCCACATCCGCATCCACACGGGCCAGAAGCCCTTCCAGTGCCGCATCTGCATGCGCAACTTCAGCCGCAGCGACCACCTGACCACACACATCCGCACGCACACCGGCGAGAAGCCCTTCGCCTGCGAGATCTGCGGCCGCAAGTTTGCCCGCAGTGACGAGCGCAAGCGCCACACCAAGATCCACCTGCGGCAGAAGGACAAGAAGGCTGACAAGAgtgcagcggcggcagcagcagcaggtgtagGCGTTTGCTCAACCGTGTCCGCCACCAGCATCTCCATCCCCTCCCCAGTGTCTAGCTACCCATCCCCCATCGCTTCCTACCCGTCTCCGGTGTCCTCCTACCCGTCGCCGGTGCCCTCCTgctacccctccccctccatcgCCACAACGTACCCTTCCTCGGCGAGCAGCGCCTTCCATACGCAGGTAGccacctccttcccctcctcggTGGCCACCAACATCTACAGCTCGCCCGTCACCACTCCGCTGCCCGACATGCAGACCACAC